The sequence GGGCCGGCACGGCCAGCAGCGCGGCCAGGCCGGCCGCAAGGCAGAGTCGCATCTTCGATGTCTTCATGGTCTTGTCTCCTCGGGTGGATCGGAAAAACTCAGCGCATCGCTTCGCGCACCAGGTTGCGTGCAATGACGATCTGCTGGATCTGCGTGGTGCCCTCGTACAGCCGGAACAGGCGCACGTCGCGGTAGAACCGTTCGATGCCGTAGTCGGAGACGTAGCCGGCGCCGCCGAAGATCTGCACCGCGCGGTCCGCGACGCGCCCGCACATCTCGGAGGCGAAAAGCTTGCAGCACGAGGCCTCGGTGGCCACGTTGCGGCCCTCATCGCGCTGGCGCGCGGCGTCGATCACCATGCAGCGCGCGGCGTAGATCTCGGCCTGGCTGTCGGCCAGCATCGCCTGCACCAGCTGGAATTCGGCAATGGGCTGGCCGAACTGCTTGCGCTCGATCGCGTAGTGGAGCGCGTCGCGCTGCATGCGCTCGGCCACGCCGACGCAGATGGCGGCGATGTGGATGCGGCCCTTCTCGAGCACCTTCATCGCGGTCTTGAAGCCCTGGCCTTCGCGGTCGCCGATCAGCTGGCTCGCAGGCACCCTGCAGTTCTCGAAGATGACGTCGGCGGTGTGGGCGCCGCGCTGGCCCATCTTGCGGTCCTTGAGGCCGATGGTGATGCCCGGCGTGTTCGCTTCCACGATGAAGGCCGAGACGCCGCCCGCGCCCTTGTCCTCGGGATTGGTGCGCGCCATCAGCGTGAAGATGCCGGCATGCGGCGCGTTGGTGATGAAGCGCTTGGTGCCGTTGACGATGTAGTGGTCGCCTTCGCGGATCGCGCTGGTGCGCAGCGACGCCGCGTCGGAACCGGTGTCGGGCTCGGTCAGCGCGAACGAGGCGATGAGCTCGCCGGTCGCGAGAAGCGGCAGGTACTTTTTCTTCTGCGCCTCGGTGCCGTCGAAGAGAATGCCCTGCGAGCCGATGCCCACCGTGGTGCCGAACAGCGAGCGGAAGCACGGCGAGGTCTGGCCCATGGCCAGCATCACCATCACCTCTTCTTCCATCGTCAGGCCCAGGCCGCCGTATTCCTCGGGCACGGTCAGGCCGAAGAGGCCAAGTTCCTTCATCTCGCGCACGATGTCGTCGGGGATCTCGTCGGTCTCGGCCACGAGGGCCTCGGCCGGCACCAGGCGCTCGCGCACGAAGCGGTTGACGGCGTCGAGCAGGGCTTCGAGGGTTTGTGGGTCGCGGATCATTCTTCTTGATGCTTTCTCAAAGCGTTTCGGCCGTGCCGAGGATGGCGCTGGCCTGGCTGGACAACATGCCGCCGTTGCCATGCGCAATGGCGATGTGCGCGTTCTTCACCTGGCGCTCGCCGCATTCGCCGCGCAGCTGCCGCACGGCCTCGATCAGCGCGAAGATGCCGTACATGCCGGGATGCACGCACGACAGCCCGCCGCCGTTGGTGTTGACCGGCAGCTTGCCGCCGGGCGCAATGGCGCCATCGGCGACGAAGCGGCCCGCTTCGCCCTTGGGGCAGAAGCCCAGGTCTTCCAGGAACAGCAGCGTGTTGATGGTGAAGGCGTCGTACAGCTGCACGACGTCGATGTCCTTCGGTGCCAGCCCCGCCATGGCGAAGGCCTCGCGG is a genomic window of Variovorax sp. V213 containing:
- a CDS encoding acyl-CoA dehydrogenase family protein, with the translated sequence MIRDPQTLEALLDAVNRFVRERLVPAEALVAETDEIPDDIVREMKELGLFGLTVPEEYGGLGLTMEEEVMVMLAMGQTSPCFRSLFGTTVGIGSQGILFDGTEAQKKKYLPLLATGELIASFALTEPDTGSDAASLRTSAIREGDHYIVNGTKRFITNAPHAGIFTLMARTNPEDKGAGGVSAFIVEANTPGITIGLKDRKMGQRGAHTADVIFENCRVPASQLIGDREGQGFKTAMKVLEKGRIHIAAICVGVAERMQRDALHYAIERKQFGQPIAEFQLVQAMLADSQAEIYAARCMVIDAARQRDEGRNVATEASCCKLFASEMCGRVADRAVQIFGGAGYVSDYGIERFYRDVRLFRLYEGTTQIQQIVIARNLVREAMR